Proteins found in one Luteimonas chenhongjianii genomic segment:
- a CDS encoding phage holin family protein — protein sequence MTERVPGEDPREGESAGSAHRAAGEVPHLDESIRRIRAAATETFSSGLDSGRALRKLVSADFALSRSALGRGLAWSAVGVVFGASAWLLAMGAAIALMQSWGLSWLASISVTALFSLIVTAVAAWRVSVFFDYAGMHATRRQLARLGLFSEASDDDDDTNDKPSAPPKPTPTPGTGQPTQ from the coding sequence ATGACCGAGCGCGTGCCCGGGGAAGACCCGCGCGAGGGGGAATCGGCCGGCAGTGCACATCGTGCCGCCGGCGAGGTTCCACATCTCGACGAAAGCATCCGCCGCATCCGTGCGGCGGCGACCGAAACCTTCAGCTCCGGACTCGACAGCGGCCGCGCACTGCGCAAGCTCGTGTCGGCCGACTTCGCCCTGTCCCGCAGTGCGCTGGGGCGCGGGCTGGCATGGTCCGCGGTTGGCGTGGTCTTCGGCGCGTCCGCCTGGCTGTTGGCCATGGGTGCAGCGATCGCCCTGATGCAGTCATGGGGCTTGTCCTGGCTGGCCTCCATTTCGGTCACCGCGTTGTTCAGCCTCATCGTCACCGCGGTCGCCGCCTGGCGGGTTTCGGTGTTCTTCGACTACGCTGGCATGCATGCCACCCGTCGCCAGTTGGCGCGGCTTGGCCTGTTCTCGGAAGCCAGCGACGATGACGACGACACGAACGACAAGCCGTCGGCACCTCCGAAGCCGACGCCCACGCCGGGAACGGGACAGCCGACACAATGA
- a CDS encoding HAD family hydrolase, whose amino-acid sequence MSFPIRAITLDLDDTLWPFAPIGVRIEQALDAFLREHSPQTADMFPVDRMRELRERVFADNAHLMHDLSALRQLTIQQALRDSGGDVGLVDAAFDVFYAERNRVEYYPDSLAALERIAARVPVAGLTNGNADLERVGIGHLFAFNLGAREHGAAKPDASIFHAACSRLGCEHGDVLHVGDHIEMDVAGAARAGLRSCWINREGRRWEHPELRPDLEFDTLTALADWLDTVPTIADRS is encoded by the coding sequence ATGAGTTTCCCGATCCGCGCCATCACCCTCGATCTCGACGACACGCTGTGGCCGTTCGCGCCGATCGGCGTGCGGATCGAGCAGGCACTCGATGCGTTCCTGCGCGAGCACAGCCCGCAGACCGCCGACATGTTCCCGGTGGACAGGATGCGCGAGCTGCGCGAACGCGTGTTCGCCGACAACGCGCATCTGATGCACGACCTGTCGGCACTGCGCCAGCTCACGATCCAGCAGGCACTGCGTGACAGCGGCGGCGACGTCGGCCTGGTCGACGCCGCATTCGATGTGTTCTACGCCGAGCGCAACCGCGTCGAGTACTACCCCGACAGCCTGGCCGCGCTCGAGCGCATCGCCGCGCGCGTGCCGGTGGCCGGGCTGACCAACGGCAACGCCGACCTGGAACGCGTCGGCATCGGCCACCTGTTCGCATTCAATCTCGGCGCGCGCGAGCACGGCGCGGCCAAGCCCGATGCCAGCATCTTCCATGCGGCCTGCAGCCGCCTGGGCTGCGAACACGGCGACGTGCTGCACGTCGGCGACCACATCGAAATGGATGTCGCCGGCGCCGCGCGTGCGGGCCTGCGCAGCTGCTGGATCAACCGCGAGGGCAGGCGCTGGGAACATCCCGAGCTCAGGCCTGACCTCGAGTTCGACACGCTTACCGCGCTCGCCGACTGGCTCGACACCGTGCCGACGATTGCCGACCGCTCCTGA
- a CDS encoding AI-2E family transporter yields MPLPMSIPTSPVPPDDAPPPADTPVAPRPRASTALIILTTLAVLSILWAAQTVILPVLLAMFFALVGNPVLRALRRLWVPRFVSALLVLCLGLAGAGMLGLQLYGPASEWVQQAPKQLRALAPRLKAMTQPVHQASQAAESFARATEDRPQRRVQLVQIQDNSSWRTIVATPKMLASVLAVVLLTFFFMVYGENLQKNAIAMLPDRQRRKLTFDIMQSIEREISRYVLTISIINTLLGAVFAGVLVWMGLTLQDALLWGTVVALLNFAPYVGPLIGLLLMLLMGFVSFEGTWPNATWAPVIPAAIYLLLHTIEGQFVTPIVLGRRMAISPLVLILALMLFGWLWGIIGLLLAVPLIVCVKLVLARVEGLEGWARLLA; encoded by the coding sequence ATTCCACTGCCGATGAGTATTCCGACCAGTCCGGTCCCGCCGGACGACGCGCCGCCGCCCGCGGACACTCCCGTCGCGCCTCGACCCCGCGCATCGACTGCGCTGATCATCCTCACCACGCTCGCCGTGCTGTCGATCCTGTGGGCCGCGCAGACGGTGATCCTGCCGGTGCTGCTGGCGATGTTCTTCGCCCTTGTCGGCAACCCGGTGCTGCGCGCCCTGCGGCGGCTGTGGGTGCCGCGGTTCGTCAGCGCGCTGCTGGTGCTGTGCCTGGGCCTGGCCGGCGCGGGCATGCTCGGCCTGCAGCTCTACGGCCCGGCCAGCGAATGGGTGCAGCAGGCGCCCAAGCAGCTGCGCGCGCTGGCGCCGCGCCTCAAGGCGATGACCCAACCGGTCCACCAGGCCAGCCAGGCCGCCGAATCATTCGCCCGCGCCACCGAGGACCGTCCACAGCGCCGCGTGCAGCTGGTGCAGATCCAGGACAACAGCTCGTGGCGGACCATCGTGGCCACGCCGAAGATGCTGGCCTCGGTGCTGGCGGTGGTCCTGCTGACGTTCTTCTTCATGGTCTACGGCGAGAACCTGCAGAAGAACGCGATCGCGATGCTGCCCGACCGCCAGCGACGCAAGCTCACCTTCGACATCATGCAGTCGATCGAGCGCGAGATCTCGCGCTACGTGCTGACCATTTCGATCATCAACACCCTCCTCGGCGCGGTGTTCGCCGGCGTGCTGGTATGGATGGGCCTGACCCTGCAGGACGCGCTGCTGTGGGGCACGGTCGTGGCACTGCTGAACTTCGCGCCCTACGTCGGCCCGCTGATCGGTCTGCTGCTGATGCTGCTGATGGGTTTCGTGAGCTTCGAGGGCACCTGGCCGAACGCGACCTGGGCGCCGGTGATCCCGGCCGCGATCTACCTGCTGCTGCACACGATCGAGGGGCAGTTCGTCACCCCCATCGTGCTCGGCCGGCGCATGGCCATCTCGCCCCTGGTGCTGATCCTGGCGCTCATGCTGTTCGGCTGGCTGTGGGGCATCATCGGACTGCTGCTGGCGGTGCCGCTGATCGTGTGCGTGAAGCTGGTGCTGGCCAGGGTGGAAGGGCTCGAGGGCTGGGCGCGGCTGCTGGCCTGA
- a CDS encoding Do family serine endopeptidase translates to MRAKTTLLALTAAAAFGGFTATAIRDALQQPAAAAPTVAALPMAALPATVDGQALPSLAPMLKTVTPSVVSVHTKQRVRVSPFGNDPFFRRMFPELSQERINESLGSGVIVDAAQGYVLTNHHVIEGADDVSVTLSDGRTVKAEFIGSDIDTDVALMRIPADNITALPLAQDANLQVGDFVVAVGNPFGFGQTVTSGIVSAVGRSNVPGVGYQNFIQTDASINPGNSGGALVNLRGQLVGINTASFNTQGSMAGNIGLGFAIPIGLARNVMTQLATTGSVQRGTLGMDTQTVDARIAQGLGLDTPRGAVVTRVYNGSPAARAGLRTGDVVVAANGQRIDDSEALRNFQGLQALDAPVILEVLRDGRTLKVETRLTALPRDGASVDIRLTGATFADLPEALRRQNQRVGGVLVEKVEPGSRAHQNGLREGDLIVAANSGQFRDLAGFRDSLADRPTDLVLRLSRRGRIADVMMR, encoded by the coding sequence ATGCGCGCCAAGACCACCCTCCTCGCCCTGACCGCCGCCGCCGCGTTCGGTGGCTTCACCGCGACCGCGATCCGCGACGCCCTGCAGCAACCCGCCGCCGCGGCGCCGACCGTCGCCGCACTGCCCATGGCCGCGCTGCCGGCCACCGTCGACGGACAGGCGCTGCCGTCGCTGGCACCGATGCTCAAGACAGTGACGCCGTCGGTGGTCTCGGTACACACCAAACAGCGGGTGCGGGTGAGCCCGTTCGGCAACGATCCCTTCTTCCGCCGCATGTTTCCCGAACTGAGTCAGGAGCGGATCAACGAATCGCTGGGCTCGGGCGTGATCGTCGATGCGGCCCAGGGCTATGTGCTGACCAACCACCATGTGATCGAAGGCGCCGACGACGTGTCGGTGACGCTGTCCGACGGCCGCACGGTCAAGGCGGAGTTCATCGGCTCGGACATCGACACCGACGTCGCCCTGATGCGCATTCCCGCCGACAACATCACCGCCCTGCCGCTGGCCCAGGACGCGAACCTGCAGGTCGGCGATTTCGTGGTGGCGGTGGGCAACCCGTTCGGGTTCGGGCAGACGGTGACCTCGGGCATCGTCTCGGCGGTCGGCCGCAGCAACGTGCCGGGCGTGGGCTACCAGAACTTCATCCAGACCGACGCATCGATCAATCCGGGCAACTCGGGCGGCGCGCTGGTCAACCTGCGTGGCCAGCTGGTCGGCATCAACACCGCGAGCTTCAACACCCAGGGCAGCATGGCGGGCAACATCGGGCTGGGTTTTGCGATTCCGATCGGCCTGGCCCGCAATGTGATGACCCAGCTGGCGACGACCGGCAGCGTGCAGCGCGGCACCCTGGGCATGGATACGCAGACCGTGGACGCGCGCATCGCGCAGGGGCTGGGCCTCGACACGCCGCGTGGCGCAGTGGTGACCCGCGTCTACAACGGCTCGCCGGCCGCGCGAGCGGGCCTGCGCACCGGCGACGTGGTGGTGGCGGCGAACGGGCAGCGCATCGACGACAGCGAGGCGCTGCGCAACTTCCAGGGCCTGCAGGCGCTCGATGCGCCGGTGATCCTGGAGGTGCTCCGCGACGGGCGCACGCTCAAGGTGGAAACGCGGCTGACCGCATTGCCGCGCGACGGCGCCAGCGTCGACATCCGCCTGACCGGCGCGACCTTCGCCGACCTGCCCGAAGCACTGCGTCGCCAGAACCAGCGCGTCGGCGGCGTACTGGTGGAGAAAGTGGAACCGGGCAGCCGCGCCCACCAGAACGGCCTGCGCGAAGGCGACCTGATCGTCGCCGCGAACAGCGGCCAGTTCCGCGACCTCGCCGGCTTCCGCGACTCGCTCGCCGACCGGCCGACCGACCTGGTCCTGCGCCTTTCACGCCGTGGACGCATCGCCGACGTGATGATGCGCTGA
- a CDS encoding sensor histidine kinase, producing MAALRDMHTDATAPAMRNFAGLRPAPDSIIGSAQRQGRPAWSEGIHVLWSVWVFVVPMFSPHGYDLRWLLLTLLSYPVFIALFAGALLLPARRSPWCALGMIALCFGLLPWYVSSLSYFVFGCVFLGALSHASVWRYVLALIVLNAALLGWARVFGYPWAALVWMPVTTVMIGLLVHVERLKNRQDAALRLSHEEVRRLAAIGERERIGRDLHDLLGQTLSMVALKADLAARLVERDPDGAQREIGEVGGIARDALAQVRQAVSGIRAAGLAAELASARLLLETGGIAFGYSLDARIAESGLSPAVETALAMTLRESVTNLQRHARARSARAQFSREGGVVRLQVSDDGRGGAIVPGNGLSGMRERIEALGGQLRIDSGADGTRVDARIPLGVPQAG from the coding sequence ATGGCTGCGCTGCGCGACATGCATACCGATGCGACCGCACCGGCGATGCGCAACTTCGCCGGCCTGCGTCCCGCGCCGGATTCGATCATCGGCAGCGCGCAGCGCCAGGGCCGGCCTGCATGGAGCGAAGGCATCCACGTGCTCTGGTCGGTGTGGGTGTTCGTCGTGCCGATGTTCTCGCCGCATGGCTACGACCTGCGCTGGCTGCTGCTCACCCTGTTGTCGTATCCGGTCTTCATCGCGCTGTTTGCCGGCGCGCTGCTGCTGCCGGCGCGCCGCTCGCCCTGGTGCGCGCTCGGCATGATCGCGCTGTGCTTCGGCCTGCTGCCCTGGTACGTCTCGAGCCTGAGCTACTTCGTATTCGGCTGCGTGTTTCTCGGCGCGCTGTCGCATGCATCCGTCTGGCGTTACGTGCTCGCATTGATCGTGCTCAACGCGGCGCTGCTGGGCTGGGCGCGCGTGTTCGGCTATCCATGGGCGGCGCTGGTGTGGATGCCGGTGACGACGGTGATGATCGGGCTGCTCGTGCACGTGGAGCGTCTGAAGAACCGGCAGGACGCCGCACTGCGGCTTTCGCACGAGGAGGTACGCAGACTGGCCGCGATCGGCGAACGCGAACGCATCGGTCGTGACCTGCACGATCTGCTCGGCCAGACGCTGTCGATGGTTGCCTTGAAGGCCGATCTCGCCGCGCGGCTGGTCGAGCGCGATCCCGATGGGGCGCAGCGAGAGATCGGCGAAGTCGGCGGTATCGCACGCGATGCGCTGGCGCAGGTGCGGCAGGCGGTCAGCGGCATCCGCGCCGCAGGTCTGGCGGCGGAACTCGCGTCCGCGCGCCTGTTGCTGGAGACCGGCGGGATTGCATTCGGCTACAGCCTCGATGCGCGCATTGCCGAATCCGGCTTGTCGCCCGCCGTGGAAACCGCCCTGGCGATGACATTGCGCGAATCGGTGACCAACCTGCAGCGCCATGCGCGCGCCCGCAGCGCACGGGCGCAGTTCTCGCGCGAGGGCGGCGTGGTCCGGCTGCAGGTCAGCGACGACGGTCGCGGCGGCGCGATCGTGCCGGGCAACGGCCTGTCGGGCATGCGCGAACGCATCGAAGCACTGGGCGGGCAGTTGCGCATCGACAGTGGTGCCGACGGCACGCGGGTCGATGCGCGGATTCCGCTGGGCGTGCCGCAGGCCGGGTGA
- a CDS encoding leucyl aminopeptidase family protein produces MTDITTDIFTTDAQHARPLHVVAREAYGAWREAQPAATRAWLDAQAFDASPGALSLLPGEDGPGGAVIGIGDARDPDSYAHAVFGLPAGDWRVDGAHEADALQLGWGLGAYRFTRYKAATRKPARLVVEGIDAETVAVIAATTRVRDMVNTPTEDMGPEQMEAVVRDIAAAHGARFDSVVGDALLARNFPAIHAVGRASHRAPRLLHMHWGDASHPHVAIVGKGVCFDTGGLDIKPGDGMRNMKKDMGGAAHAIALAELVMTRKLPLRITLLVPAVENAIAPNAYRPGDVIATRKGIHVEIDNTDAEGRVVLCDALAFAGEQSPDVILDFATLTGAARIALGPDLPALFCNDDALANAWLSAGEATRDPVWRMPLWRPYLRYLTSGIADLANAGSRMAGAVTAALYLERFVPDGLPWAHLDTYAWNDSGRAGHPQGGEALGLRAAWAMLKDRVG; encoded by the coding sequence ATGACCGATATCACCACCGACATCTTCACCACCGACGCGCAACACGCGCGCCCGCTGCACGTCGTCGCACGCGAGGCCTATGGCGCCTGGCGCGAAGCACAGCCGGCCGCCACCCGGGCCTGGCTCGACGCGCAGGCCTTCGACGCATCGCCCGGCGCGCTGAGCCTGCTCCCCGGCGAGGATGGCCCCGGCGGTGCGGTGATCGGCATCGGCGATGCACGCGACCCCGACAGCTACGCGCACGCGGTCTTCGGCCTTCCGGCTGGCGACTGGCGCGTGGATGGCGCACACGAGGCCGACGCGCTGCAACTGGGCTGGGGACTGGGCGCCTACCGCTTCACCCGCTACAAGGCCGCCACGCGCAAACCCGCGCGGCTGGTGGTGGAAGGGATCGATGCCGAGACCGTGGCCGTGATCGCGGCGACCACGCGTGTGCGCGACATGGTCAATACGCCGACCGAGGACATGGGCCCGGAACAGATGGAAGCGGTGGTGCGCGACATCGCCGCCGCCCATGGCGCCAGGTTCGACAGCGTCGTCGGCGATGCGCTGCTGGCGCGGAATTTCCCGGCGATCCACGCGGTCGGCCGCGCCTCGCATCGTGCGCCGCGACTGCTGCACATGCACTGGGGCGATGCCTCGCACCCGCACGTGGCGATCGTCGGCAAGGGCGTGTGCTTCGACACCGGCGGCCTGGACATCAAGCCCGGCGACGGCATGCGCAACATGAAGAAGGACATGGGCGGCGCGGCCCATGCGATCGCGCTGGCCGAACTGGTGATGACGCGCAAGCTGCCGCTGCGCATCACCCTGCTGGTGCCGGCGGTCGAGAACGCGATTGCGCCGAACGCCTACCGCCCGGGTGATGTCATCGCCACGCGCAAGGGCATCCATGTGGAGATCGACAACACCGATGCCGAAGGCCGCGTGGTGCTGTGCGATGCGCTGGCCTTCGCCGGCGAGCAGTCACCCGATGTGATCCTCGACTTCGCCACGCTCACCGGCGCGGCGCGCATCGCCCTGGGGCCGGACCTTCCGGCGCTATTCTGCAACGACGATGCGCTGGCCAATGCCTGGCTCTCCGCCGGCGAGGCCACCCGCGATCCGGTCTGGCGCATGCCGCTGTGGCGCCCCTATCTGCGCTATCTGACCAGTGGCATCGCCGACCTCGCCAATGCCGGCTCGCGCATGGCCGGTGCGGTGACCGCCGCGCTGTATCTCGAGCGCTTCGTGCCCGATGGCCTGCCGTGGGCGCATCTGGACACCTATGCCTGGAACGACAGCGGCCGCGCCGGCCATCCGCAGGGCGGCGAGGCGCTGGGCCTGCGCGCGGCCTGGGCCATGCTCAAGGACCGCGTGGGCTGA
- the hglS gene encoding 2-oxoadipate dioxygenase/decarboxylase HglS has translation MNASTHLSPDEIRSLFAQAMSRMYRDEVPLYGALMELVSEVNAAALAADPSLAARLQRSDALDRLDAERHGAIRVGTPRELATLRRLFAVMGMAPVGYYDLAVAGVPVHATAFRPVDAAALARNPFRVFTSLLRLELIEEAALREKAAAILERREIFTPRALELIERFEQAGGLDAEEAREFVGEALETFRWHSEATVSHDTYQALLSAHRLIADVVCFRGPHINHLTPRTLDIDAAQDAMRARGIDAKAVIEGPPRRRCPILLRQTSFKALQEPVLFPAGERADAGTHTARFGEIEQRGLALTPKGRALYDRLLGQAREAGGAGSTGDYPARLAAAFAGFPDDDDTLRREGLGYYRYALTEAGRADPDAVARGSLDDAIDAGLVTADPVIYEDFLPVSAAGIFQSNLGGDEQRAYAAQANRDAFEQALGAPVQDQFAIYAAIEQDSLRALGVSGWAAPAC, from the coding sequence ATGAACGCCTCGACGCACCTCTCGCCCGACGAGATCCGCAGCCTGTTCGCACAGGCGATGTCCCGTATGTACCGCGACGAGGTGCCGCTCTACGGGGCGCTGATGGAGCTGGTCTCGGAGGTCAACGCCGCGGCGCTCGCGGCCGACCCGTCGCTGGCCGCACGCCTGCAGCGCAGCGACGCGCTCGATCGCCTGGATGCCGAGCGCCATGGCGCGATCCGTGTCGGCACGCCGCGCGAACTCGCAACGCTGCGTCGACTGTTCGCGGTGATGGGCATGGCGCCGGTCGGCTACTACGACCTGGCCGTCGCCGGCGTGCCGGTGCATGCGACCGCGTTCCGTCCGGTCGATGCGGCCGCGCTCGCGCGCAATCCGTTCCGGGTGTTCACCTCGCTGCTGCGGCTGGAACTGATCGAGGAGGCCGCGCTGCGCGAGAAGGCGGCCGCGATCCTCGAGCGCCGCGAGATCTTCACCCCGCGCGCGCTCGAGCTGATCGAGCGCTTCGAGCAGGCCGGCGGACTCGACGCCGAAGAGGCGCGCGAGTTCGTCGGCGAAGCGCTGGAGACCTTCCGCTGGCACAGCGAGGCGACCGTCTCGCACGACACCTACCAGGCGCTGCTGTCCGCGCACCGGCTGATCGCCGACGTGGTCTGCTTCCGCGGCCCGCACATCAACCACCTCACCCCGCGCACGCTCGACATCGATGCCGCGCAGGACGCGATGCGCGCGCGCGGCATCGACGCCAAGGCCGTGATCGAAGGTCCGCCGCGTCGCCGTTGCCCGATCCTGCTGCGGCAGACGAGCTTCAAGGCGCTGCAGGAGCCGGTGCTGTTTCCGGCCGGCGAACGTGCCGACGCCGGCACCCACACCGCGCGCTTCGGCGAGATCGAACAGCGCGGTCTGGCGCTGACGCCCAAGGGACGCGCGCTCTACGACCGGCTGCTCGGCCAGGCGCGCGAGGCAGGCGGCGCAGGCAGCACCGGCGACTACCCTGCGCGTCTGGCCGCGGCTTTCGCCGGTTTTCCCGACGATGACGACACGCTCCGCCGCGAGGGTCTTGGCTACTACCGCTACGCGCTGACCGAGGCCGGCCGCGCCGATCCCGACGCGGTCGCGCGCGGCTCGCTCGACGACGCGATCGACGCGGGCCTGGTGACCGCCGATCCGGTGATCTATGAAGACTTCCTGCCGGTCAGCGCCGCCGGCATCTTCCAGTCCAACCTTGGCGGCGACGAACAGCGCGCGTATGCGGCGCAGGCGAACCGGGACGCGTTCGAACAGGCACTCGGCGCGCCCGTGCAGGACCAGTTCGCGATCTATGCCGCGATCGAGCAGGACTCGCTGCGGGCGCTCGGGGTCAGCGGATGGGCCGCGCCCGCTTGCTGA
- a CDS encoding response regulator transcription factor produces the protein MPTIEQPLRILIAEDQAMLRGALTALLNLEDDLSVVGSVGDGESAWRELQRLAPDILVTDIEMPGLSGLELAQRIQRHELPVRVVIVTTFARGGFLRRALDAGVSGYLLKDAPAEQLADALRRVHHGGRVIDPQLALEAWSEPDPLSERERQILRLAGEGMSATGIAAQLRLSHGTVRNYLSEAIGKLGVGNRIEAYRLARQKGWL, from the coding sequence ATGCCCACGATCGAACAGCCGCTCCGCATCCTCATCGCCGAGGATCAGGCGATGCTGCGTGGCGCGCTGACCGCGCTGCTGAATCTGGAAGACGATCTGTCGGTGGTCGGCAGCGTCGGCGATGGCGAATCGGCGTGGCGCGAACTGCAGCGTCTCGCGCCCGACATCCTGGTCACCGACATCGAGATGCCCGGGCTCTCGGGTCTCGAACTCGCGCAGCGCATCCAGCGACACGAACTGCCGGTGCGCGTGGTCATCGTCACCACCTTTGCGCGTGGCGGGTTTCTGCGCCGTGCGCTGGATGCCGGCGTCAGCGGCTATCTGCTCAAGGACGCGCCGGCTGAACAGCTCGCCGACGCCCTGCGGCGCGTGCACCACGGCGGCCGCGTGATCGACCCGCAACTCGCGCTGGAAGCCTGGAGCGAGCCCGATCCGCTGAGCGAGCGCGAACGCCAGATCCTGCGGCTGGCAGGCGAGGGCATGAGCGCGACCGGGATCGCCGCGCAACTCAGGCTCTCCCACGGCACCGTGCGCAACTACCTGTCCGAAGCGATCGGCAAGCTGGGCGTCGGCAACCGCATCGAGGCCTACCGGCTGGCGCGGCAGAAGGGCTGGCTGTAG